The following nucleotide sequence is from Synchiropus splendidus isolate RoL2022-P1 chromosome 14, RoL_Sspl_1.0, whole genome shotgun sequence.
GGCGTCTCACCTGATAACTGAAGCGGCTGCTCTCCCTCAGGCCGTCCGTGTTCAGAAGACACTTCCACACCCGGCCCCGGAGGCTTGCGGGGACACCCATCCGGATGAAGCGCTCGACCTGGAGACAAGGCGCCGGAGTGAGACGCACGGCGGCAGAggggcgcgcgcgcgcgcgcgcgggcCTCACCTGGCTCCTGCAGATGAAGCTGGAGCCATTCCAGCAGGTGAGCAGCTCACACAGCTCCTTGACCCTGGCCGGGCTCATCTGCGGGGCACTGACACACAAGCGCAGATCCTCAGCGGGAGCTACAGCCCTGCTGGGCGGCAGATCCGGCGGGACTGACGCGCCACAGTGGAGAGAGCTTTTCCTCCAACCAACACCGTCGGCACCAGAAGAGAAGGACATCAGTGGGTGAAGCCAAGGCAAACAGCAGCTCAGACCCGAGGGCGgaggcgcgcgcgcgcggcGGCAGGGTCGCACCTGTAATGGTGACACCTGTGCTGAAGCttccgctgcttcctgctggtcACTGCGAAGCCGAACTCGTCAAAGCACGCGGCTCCGCTGCGCCGCCTGAGCGTGGAGCTCCTCCTCATGGTCCGACCGAGGCTTCCGGCCCGTTCAGTGGGTCAAATCTCCGGCGGGAGCCCAGCCAGTGGGCGGGCCTTCCGGTGCAGTGGGGGGCGGGACCTTTGGCCTCTAGTTCAGAGACATACGAGCCGCGACGTCTTATTCCCGCCAACATAATGTCCTCTGTCGGGACTCATAACGTTTTCTGGCTGTGATTCGACTGGTCACGTGCGTGTTCACGCGCAGCTCCGAGTGTCGCACGGTCGACGGAGCCTGCGTTCATAGTGTGAAAGGTCTGACAGCTCGCAGCAACGTCACACCCGGCATCGGACCTTGCGATCATTCCCAGTGATTCAGGCAGCCGAGCAAAGGTTTATTGTTGAGCAACAAGCTGAAGCCACCGCAGAGCTGCGGGGACAGAGGCGCCACTCTGGCCCGGTGGTCAGCCGCCAGCGGGCTGCGCAAGGTTCCGGCGCGTCTCCACCTGGTACACGGTCTGGTAGCCGTCGTCCCAGGTGAAGAGCTGCTGGTCGCCGGGGTGGTAGCTGAGGCTGCTGTGGCTGGTGTAGCGCTTGGGGAAGAACCGGACGGGAGTCTCCCCGCTGCAGAGAGGGGACAGCTTTGACCTGGGAGACACCAGAGGAGCCTGACCTTTCCACTCGCCTGCCAAGGGTGTGGTGGATGTCGTAGACGCACTGGACGGCGGAGCGCCCGCCGTGACGCGAGTTGTAGACCACGTAGAGAGTCCCGCAGATGAGGAAGGCTCCCTCTGCGTCGCGGCTCTGGCACGGCGTGTCCCACGTGAGCTCCACGGCCAGGCTGGCTGGGGAGGAGGCACAGACAGGCTGCTGCGTCTTCACGGGGGAGAAACGACGTCGACCCACCTTTGTCCAGCTTGGTCAGAATCAGGTTCCCAGCGTAGTCCGGGTCAGCGTGAAGCACCCACAGGCCCAGCTGGTCCACGGCCAAGTGCAGGTAGGTGTCGGGGTTCAGGCCGTAGACAGGGAGGCGCCCGGCCCCGGGAAGCAGGGCGCTGTCCACCACGCCGCCGCTCTCCAGAGACACCTGCAGGAGGCAGCGGGGAGTAGCAGCCTTCGCAGCGTGAGCTTGAGGATCGGACCTTGAGGATCTGGTTGGGGGTGTCGGCCTTGTGGTAGAAGAGGAAGCCGCCGTAGACCACGTGGCCGGTGCCCTGCCAGGACGCGGGCAGCTGGAGGACTCTGGGTGGGGGGGTGGCGCTGCTGAAGCTCTGCAGGGAGCCGAACTCCAGCAGCGTGTGGTTCCGGACGCCGCTCAGCAGGTAGATCTGCAAGACACGGCCAGCGGCTCAACGCTGCGGCCTGAGAGGGCCGTCCATTCATCTCTGACCTTCTGGGAGCCTGCTGTCGGGTCCTTGAACCAGGATCCAGAAACGTCTCCCGTCTTCTTCACGATCTTCAGGGACTTGATCTGACTCAGCGCCACGCTGCAGTCTGCTGGAGACAAGACACTCCACAGGTTACCAGCGGATCGGGGCCTTCGGCGGAGACAGGGCCGGAGCAGGTGAGAGAGTCCGCCTCGCaggaggggtcagaggtcagctgggAGGCGGACGTGAGGAGCCGTGCTCCGTGTCAGCCTCCCAGCTGACCTCTGCTGAGTCACTCAAGGTCTCAattttcaaatgttgttttctttctgttctttccaCATGAAATACAATTCATACACATACTTCATTTTCCCTCTTTTCTGATTTCCACTCTGATCCACGCTGGCCCTTTGTTTGAACTTAGTCTTCTATCccacctcacccctccctcaccccttcctcaccccacctcacccctccctcaccccttcCTCACCACTTCCTCACCCCTCCTACACCCCTTTctcacccctccttcacccctccctcacccctccctcacccctccaTCACTCCGTCatcacccctccttcacccccacctcacccctTCCTCACCCCTCCATCACTCCGTCatcacccctccttcacccctccctcacccctccttcaccccacctcacccctccctcaccccttcctcaccccacctcacccctccctcaccccttcCTCACCACTTCCTCACCCCTCCTACACCCCTTTctcacccctccttcacccctccctcacccctccaTCACTCCGTCatcacccctccttcacccccacctcacccctTCCTCACCCCTCCATCACTCCGTCatcacccctccttcacccccacctcacccctccctcacccctccttcacccccacctcacccctccctcacccctccatcacccctccttcacccccacctcacccctccctcacccctccaTCACTCCGTCatcacccctccttcacccctccttcacccccacctcacccctccttcacccccacctcacccctccttcaccccttcctcacccctccttcacccctccctcacccctccaTCACTCCGTCatcacccctccttcacccccacctcacccctTCCTCACCCCTCCATCACTCCGTCatcacccctccttcacccccacctcacccctccctcacccctccttcacccccacctcaccctccctcacccctccatcacccctccttcacccccacctcacccctccctcacccctccaTCACTCCGTCatcacccctccttcacccctccttcacccccacctcacccctccttcacccccacctcacccctccttcaccccttcctcacccctccctcacccctccaTCACTCCGTCatcacccctccttcacccccacctcacccctccttcacccccaCCGCACCCCGTCCTCACCCCTTCCTCACCCCTCCATCACCCGTCCTCACCACTTCCTCACCCCTCCTACACCCCTTTCTCACCCCTCCATCACCCGTCCTCACCCCTTCCTCGCCCCTCCATCACTTCAACAAACGTCTACCCTTCCTTGACACTGACAGGAACGTGGATCGGAGCAGACCCTCCCGACTCAGTTGTGTCATGTCCCTGTTGAAGAGTTGTGGGCATGAACACGCGAACACGTGGGTGTGGTCAAGCGCGTGGCGCGAGGCTCCTCCCGCGGCGGGGCCCGGGGTCCTCACCGCTCTGCAGCTGGAGCTTGGCCCTGTTCTGGATCAGCTCCAGCTCGGCCGCCTGgatctgctgctccagcagagCCTCCTCCATCTGGATGTCGGACGACAGCGGGATCTTcttctccaggtactccagCTCCCGCTCCACTCGGTCCACCCGGGCCGACACGCCGTCCACCTGgctcctgacctctgacctgtagAGACACGCCGGCTCAGCTCACGTCGGCCGTCAGCGCGACCCATCCAGGAACCCACTGGAGGACGTGGACCGTGGACCGGTGCGCGCGCACCTGGGAGGACAGGTCGTAGGTCGTCTGCGTGAGGCGGGCCGTGTTCTGCTCGCAGCGGCTCAGGCGCTCCTGAGGACAGACagaggggaggaggtggagagaaaggCGCGCTGCACACGTCGCAGCCAGATGAGCGAGTGAAGCAGCTGGGCCACGTGGAAGTGGAGGCCTCACAGGGAGCGGAGgaattcactcattcatgcaGCTCAGCGTCCAGGAGGGGCAGCTGAGCACAGGCCAGAGGCCTGGCAGCGAAGCACACATGGAACACACGTGAACTCAGAGTTGCTCCCACACGTCCTCACCTCCATCTGGAGCAGTCTTCTCTCCAGGTACTGGATGATGAAGGAGTCCTGACCCGGGCTCTGGCTCCGGACTGGGCTGCAGGTCAGACAGAGGGCCAGCAGGAGGATAAAGGACCGATCCATGTTCGGAACCGGCTCGACCCAGTCTGATCCAGACTCACTTCTGTCATCTgttccagctgcagagaggttCTGATCCAAGTGAGGAACAGTCCATCCTCCCTCCCCCACCCTTCCTGACCCGGGTCTCATCTGTGGCATGACTTCACCAGCAGAACCCTGTGAGGTCCAGATGGGAGGAGTCTCAGCGCTGAGAGCGAAGCCAGTGAAAGGTCCTGACTCACTGCCGTCCACTTCACCGTCCTCTGTTAAGAGACCAGCTCAGTTTAGCAACagctgcagtcatgtgacttgtcgtgtgtgtgtgtggtcgatGCTGCGAGTACGGGCATCCTCCACTGGGTGGCAGCAGAGATCAAGGCAGGACCGTCACCCTCTCACACATGGAGGAGGGCTTCCTGTCAAGTGCTCCATGAATGGTCACCTGGAAGTGCTGCTCACGCCGGGCCGGTCCAGTCACCACCTGAGACCAGGACCTCAGATCCTTCTTCAGACCATGTGACCTGTGAGTCAGATCCAGTTGAACCGCCGTGATGAAGCCTGTGTGTGCAGGGGGTCGGGGGTCACCCACATGTTCCACCGCTGTGGCCCTCGTCTCTGTGAGGACCCGCGGTGCGGTCCTGTTGAAGATGAGAAGACCCCAGAGCAGCCTCACTCCTCCTGAACtggcctcttcttctcctccatccaCTGAACTCTGAAGGTTCTGACCTGTTTTCCAGATCCTTCCATGAGCGTCAAACCTTTTTCCTTCCACATTTCTGCCCTTTAACCTTCTGTCTCTTCAGACATACCTGGTGCTGCGGAGGGAGTGGAGGCACACTCTTGAAATGCCACCTGAAACAGGACAAAAGAGTGGAAGTGAAGGCGCTGCCCTGGACTCAGGAGCGGAGACGGAGCAGGACAGAGGCTGGAGCTTGCACTGGTGGTGGCGCCGCAGAAGGTTCCGTCTCTGCAGCAGGTGGTGGCTTCAGTTCCCAGGGCAGTGAAGCTCCGAGGCGGAACATCAGGACGAAAGCATGGGGTGGGCTGGTGTGTCGTGACGGCCCCGGCCTCACACCATCCATCTTTCATGCGACCTACTTCTGCGTGGCCCCCACAGAGGAGACGCCCGTCACTTCCATTCATTAAGTTGTTGTGATGAGTCAGCACTTTCATCAATTAATGAAGCACTGCTGAGGCTTCCCAGAGGGATCTGACAcgtgcacgcacgcacgcacgccccCACCTCCTCCGCGCTCTTCCTGAGCCCCGCCCACCCTGCCACGATTGGTCAGGGGGAAACGGCTGACAGCCACGTCGGCGCCACACTTGGGGGGTGGAATCTGGGCGGGGTCACAGCCGCACAGGAGGCGGAGTCAGGCCTGCTGCGACGTCGCTCTGGCCTTCGCTCTGCTCCGACAGTGCAAGAACCTCAAGTTGAGAAGTTGAGACCTCAACACTTTGCAGCCAAGACAGACCCCTGCTGGTCCGCCGAGCGCCGCCCAGCTGAGACTCCTCGTCTGATTCCAAAGGACACAGGTTCCTCACCGTCTGTGGGAGGTTCCCGCTGGCACTTTTTCAAACTTCATTCAGTGACTTCTACTTGTCTTTTCTGACGCCTGGCCACCTGGTGTCAGCAGGTGTGGAGCGCTCCCCTCCACCCTGGTGACGCCCAGAGAGCTCCACTCATCTGCAGCCGCCGTAGCTTAGCAACCTCTGCCAGAAGAAGAGATGACGCTGATGAAGGCCGCTTCTCCACAGAGGCAGGTGCCCCCTGCTGACCGGCGGCAGTAGCAAGAGCAGCGCTCTGCCAGTGACTGCCACCAGGAGGTGGAGAGTGTCAGTGGGAGACGGAGGGGCCGGGCCCTCGGGGAGATGAAGGTCAGAGCCACCCGCGGCCTGTGAGCAGCCCAGCCTGGACCGAGCCGGCCCTCTCTCGAGGCCTGCGACTGTGGCGGGAGGGGCTCCGGCTCTTCCTCCGCTCCTCTGGAATCTCTTCTGCCTTCTTCTTCACCCATGACCTCGTTTTTGTGTCTCCACCATGGCTCGCTGTTGCTAGGCGACCAGATCCCCCACACTTCTGGGCCCGTTGTCATGAACTAACACGTCGGCAGGATGTCACCTGACGACGGTGGCGCTGACGTAGGTGAAGGTGACAAGGAGGTGTGGGGTCGGACGCTCCGTCTGTGCAGAGAGGTGTTGatgctggaggagaggagctCCAGCCAGAGAAGGTCATCTGCCTCAGGCGTGGCAGCAGAGAGACGGGGAAGAGAGGCTCCTCTCACCTCAGCCGCGGGACCGGGCCCCTCACTGCCGACCTGGGACGGACGTCAGCGTCGCAGATGTTTGAGCTGAGATCACAACGTTCTCTTCTCCCTCGCTGGTTTCCACGGTCACGTCCTGACTTCAGACCAGCTCTGAGGAAACCAAACGAATGGAGCTCCAGAACAGACGGCCTCTGTGGCCCCGGCAGCTGGGCCCCGGGGGGACAGAGGGCCAGTGTCTGGCAGGTGCGGCGGCAGATGAGGGAAGAACAAAGAAGATGCAGAGCCGCGTCCCACCTCAGACCCGCAGCATCACgactgagtgagagggaaggtTCGGCTCTCCGTGTTTGCAAGTCAGTCTGGGGGTGAGGAGGTCCTCGCTGAAGGTCACGGGTTCGACTCCTGCAGGGGCTGAGACTTCATTACTTTTGTGTATAGGAAACAAACGTGCGCTCGCTCATGAGAGCCGAGCTGACATTTGCACAGCGCTGGTGTGTAAGCTGAgacacggaggaggaggaggaggaggaggaggaggaacttcCCGCTCCTCTCGctgctcagagagagagagtgagagagagagcaaagcCAGCTGACGGAGGAGCGCGCCTCCATTCAGGAGCCGAGGCTGCAGAGCGTGAGTCCAGGCGCCAACTTTCACTCGCCACTCTCTCCAGTCCAGCGGAACCGAGCTGAGTAgtgtccagatccagatccagatccagagtcCAGAGTCCAGAGTCCAAATCcagagtccagatccagacccAGAGTCCAGACCCagagtccagatccagatccagatccagatccagatccagagtccagatccagatccagagtccagagtccagagtccagatccagatccagatccagagtcTAGGCTCCAGGCTCCAGGGTCCAGGCTCCAGGGTCCAGGCTCCAGGCTCCAGGCTCCAGGCTCcaggctccagggtccagtCTCCAGGCTCCAGGCTCCAGGGTCCAGGGTCCAGTCTCCAGGCTCCAGGCTCCAGTCTCCAGGGTCCAGGCTCCAGGGTCCAGGGTCCAGTCTCcaggctccagggtccagtCTCCAGGGTCCAGGCTCCAGGGTCcaggctccagggtccagtCTCCAGGGTCCAGGCTCCAGGCTCCAGGGTCCAGCCCAGGGCGTGAGCGGCGTCAGCAGGACTGGCCGAGCAGACAGGAGGATGCTGGAGGGCAATGCCTGCAGAAGCAGAGGATGAGATCTGTCGAAAGGCGCTGGAGCTgctctctgacctctgctccagGGGAGAGGTCCAGGACGACAGCTGCCTGGACTTCATCTACTACTTCCGGGACTTGGCCAGACCTCGCTACACGGACTCAGGTCAGGACCGCCTCTTGCCTCGTTCTAGTCCGGGCGCTCCAGGTCACGTGACCTTCGGTGTCGACGTGCTTGTCGGGTGCAGTTCTGACGTGACTCGGCTCCAGGTGTCGATCGCTCAGAACAAGCATGCGGGGGGTGGTGTGGTGTTCCGGTTCGTCCAGTTCCGTTTGACTTTTGCTCACTCTCGCACGGAGCAGAGCGCCCCCCACTGACCATCTGCATGTGAGGAAGTGCGGCGCTGTCAGGGCTAATGGGGTCCAGCGCTGGTGCAGCGTGTGAGAGCTGCCTCTCAACAATGGCTCATTAAAGTTGGATGAAGGGTGGAAGCGAGCCGAGCTTCCCCTGAGGAGCTCTGACCCACTTCCTCTTGTATTAGCGCtcgcaacacacacgcacagttcGATGGCACCATCCAAACATGGCCGCTCCGGCGAGAggctgcagtcacatgacccccCGAGCTTCAGCTGTCAGAAGGCTCCGGGCCTCTGCAGCTCCCCCTCCCACCTCTCAGGCGTCTGACACCACAGTGGGGGCGTCACCCCCCTCTCACACACCTGAGAACGCTCCAGAGTGGGACCACGCTCTTGCAGGTCGCCAGTCACGTGACCTCAGCCGAGCTTGACCCACAGACAGCAGAGGCCCCCGGCGCTCCGATGTGCTCCCTCTGACACCAAGTCTGCGGCGCTAGAGTGTTGCAGAGTCGCCGTGAAGCGCTGCTCCACCTCCGGCCCAACACTGACAGTTCTGACAGAGGGATTTAGTCCGACCTCAGCCTCAGATTCGGGCTGCAACAGAGCCCTGATCCACGGGCCAACTCCGCTCCAGACTGGGCTGAGTCCCAGCTCCTTCCTTCACCCAGGGCTCAGAGCCAGGGGCCTGTCCTGCAGGAACGTCCTCGGACTGTGGAGGGCGAGCGTCTTCAGGAGCCACTCTGGGCCTCCTCATCCAGAGGCAGGAGCCGGGCCAGGCTCAGCTGGAGGAAGCTGCCTCCTCAGCGGAGCTCCAGAACAGCGGGACGCGCCCCAGGTTGAGACCTCGGCGGGTGGTCACATGTCGGCTTGGCTCCTGcctgttgccaggcaacacacGTGGAGAGCCGCCGCCGATCTTCAGTGATGAGGCAACAAAGCCAATGGCCCTGTGCCGGCCCACGTCCTCACCAGTCACGCTTCCCCTCCTCCGGCAAATGAAGTTAGGAAGGACCATCTGCCGGCCTCCCCCGGGGGGAGCCGCCGGCCCGCGACCTTttcaccgccgccgccgccgcctcgtaTTGAGCCGGCCGGGGGCGTGGCTCCCGCCACACTGGCGCCGCCGCCATCTGCCCACACCTTTCTGCCGCCTCAGGCTCCTCCTCCAAACTTGGCCTCTCTTTGTCAGCGACTTTCTCgtctgctgactcagcgcctcctgcagggcAGCTGCAGAAACGTTAGCACCGAGGCCCAACCTGTGGAGGAGACGTCAGCTGCGCAAAGTGTCTGAGGAAGAAAGACCAAGGTCTGCTCAGAATAAACAGAAAGAAGTTGGGAAGCTCAGCTGAAAACAGTCCTGACGCCCGGAACCTTCTCCCACCACGGTCGCCCCCAAACATTGGCTGCTTCTAAATACACGCTGGCGTCCTAGTGTTGGGTCACAGACAGGTCAGTGTCAAGGTCAACGCCTCTTCAGCCCCAGAGGGTGCAGGTCAGTTGGGTTGGGAAACATAGTGACCTGTGGTCCACACGCCAGAcacctggactggactggacctgcagagtgaggaggaggaggaggaggaggaggaggaggaggaagaagaggaggagaggaggaggagatgagaggagaggaggagaggaggagaggagaggaggagaggagaggaggagaggagaggagaggagaggagagaagaggagaggaggagaggaggagaggaggagaggaggagaggagaggaggagaggagaggaggaagaggaggaggaggaggaagaggaggaaaaagaggaggaggaggagaggaggaggagaggaggaggaggaggagaggaggagaggagaggaggaggagaggagaggaggagaggagaggaggaggaggaggagaggagaggaggagaggaggagaggaggagaggagaggaggaggaggaggaggagaggaggaggaggaggagaggaggagaggagaggaggaggagaggagaggaggaggagaggaggagaggagaggaggaggagaggagaggaggagaggagaggaggaggaggaggagaggagaggaggagaggaggagaggaggagaggagaggaggaggaggaggaggagaggaggaggagaggagaggaggagaggaggagaggagaggaggaggagaggaggaggaggaggagaggaggagaggagaggaggaagaggaggaggaggaggaagaggaggaagaagggaagagaaggagcgggaggaggaggaagagaaggaggagggggtgttgaggaggaggaggaggaagaggtgatgTGATGCCAAAGGTCGATGTGTTGTGAGAGTCACATTGAATCTGTTGCTTTcaaatagagagagagagagaagccaaGTGAGGCGACAGACTGAGAGGAAGCGAGTCACTGCCGCGCTCTGACTCTGCCTGTGTCCGGCTGCAGATGTGTCGGTCAGCCTCCTGTCCCTGCTGGTCACCACCTGTGGACTCGCTCTCTTCGGCGTCTCGCTCTTCGTCTCATGGAAGCTCTGCTGGCTGCCGCTCACCGGCCGCTTCTTCCCCGACATCCTGAAGGGGGCGCACTTCCTGGGAGGGGACCAACAGCCCGTCCTCACAGaggtgagtcacagcagagcAGGTGCAGCGAGTCTCCTGCGGGTGTGGGCAGTTCAGGACTCGAGCACTCGTTGACGACCTCAGGTCGAGTGAAGGACCTGGGGGTCGCGTCGACGTGTTTCAGCGAGTCACGCTGAATAACTCCCGTGAGAACATCTGAGTCAGCAAAGAGCCAAATGACTCGCGTTAACTCCGAACGCCTCACGGAGAGTCACGAGCCAGACAGTCTGAGACTCGAAGCGTGTGAGGTCAACATGACTGGAGCTTCTGGTTTAGCCTCACCAGAGTCTCATCACGTGACCTCAGGTGGACGGCGAGGAGCGCGAGTTCAGCGAGGACGGCTGCGTCAAGGAGCCGCCCGGAGCCACCATGGCGGTGACCGTCCCCGAGTCGGCCCTGAAGATCAGCCACACGTCGCCCGACATCCCGCTGGAGGCGCAGGCCACGGTGGAGCGCtaccagccgcacacgctggcCCGAGACCGGGTCCAGAGGCAGACCACCGAGCCCACCTCCTCCGTCCGGTCAGTAGAGTCCCGGACCGCCGGGCACCGGCGCGGCACCTGACCCGCTTGGCTTCTGTTGCAGTCACAACTCCATCCGGCGCCAGATGAACCTGTCCGATCCGGACTTTAACCCGGCTCAGTTCCAGCGGCAGGACTCCCTGTCGGGTCTGGGCCGGATCAAGCCGGAGCTGTACAAGCAGCGGTCGGTGGACGGCGAGGACGGGCGGCGCAGCGACAGCTGCGGCCGCCTCAACTTCATCCTCAAGTTCGACTTCGACCTGGAGCAGCTGATCGTGAAGATCCACAGCGCGCTGGACCTGCCGGCCAAGGACTTCTCCGGAACCTCAGACCCCTATGTGAAGATCTACCTGCTGCCCGACCGCAAAACCAAGCACCAGACCAAGGTGCACCGCAAGACTCTCAACCCGCTGTTCGACGAGGTCTTCCTGTTCCCGGTGGCGTACGCCGAGCTCTCCGGCCGCAAGCTGCACTTCAGCGTCTACGACTTCGACCGCTTTTCCCGCCACGACTTGATCGGACAGGTGGTGGTCGACAACTTCCTGGACCTGAACGACTTCCCGCGTGAGACCAAGCTGTGCCGGGACATCCAGTACGTGACGTCGGTGAGATGCCCCGCCCTCAGACCACTCCCTCCCTACAACTCACTTTCAGGGACCAAACATGAGCCATTTCGGCCGCACCAAGTCGTCCCTAGGTTCAGGAAAAGTAGCCGAGTCCTGAGCTCAGACGAGTCCGGGCTCGTCACAGCTATCAGTGACTGGGGTGGACTCCATCTGGAGGACTCGTCGGCGGAGACATGGAAAGATACTTAGAGCCTGTTAAAGTTTGATGACTCGACCCAGATCCTCCGACCGAGTGCCGACAGATCCCCAGCGCCGCAGGCTGCGTCCCGTGTCACTCACTCCCGGCCCCTCGCTGACTCGGGTCCGTCTCAAGCGGCCCGATGCTGCGGCTGACGAGAGGACGGAGCGACTCTCGCCGGCTGGTTTTCACCTCAACTGACCTGAAGCCAAGTCTCCTCAGTCAGTTCAGCCACTTGTTTAGACAGCTCCAGGTCAGTATCCACATGGCTGACTGGTGACTTGTCACTTGTGCTCCTCCCACTGGAGCCTCTCTGGACCAGCTCCCGGGCCGTTCTGGGTCAGAACTGACCCTGGAGAGACCCGAACCTCTCTCAACGTCCGCCAAGCAGGTTGAGCTCCAGCTGGAGCCTCAACCTCCCGACTTCCTGGGGCTCCGACCCAAACAGCTCCGATGTGGGTCAGTGATCGGTGTACTGTcgccagagggaggaggaagaggagaggagaggagaggagaggagaggaggagaggaggaggaggaggaggaggaggagaggaggaggaggagaggaggagaggagaggagaggagaggagaggagaggagaggagaggagaggaggaggaggagagtagaggagaggagaggaggaagaggagaggaggaggagaggagaggagaggagaggaggaggaggagagtagaggagaggagagaaggaggaggagaggagaagaggaagaggagaggagaggagaggaggaggaggagaggagaggagaggaggagagaaggaggaggagaggagtagagaaggaggaggagaggagaggagaggagaggaggagaggaggaggaggagaggagaggaggagagaaggaggaggagaggagaggaggaggagaggaggagaggagaggaggagaggaggagatgaggagaggagaggaggagaggagaggaggaggagaggaggagaggagaggaggaggagaggaggaggagaggaggaagaggagaggaggaggaggagaagagaggaggaggagaggagtagagaaggaggaggagagtagaggagaggagaggaggaagaggagaggaggaggagaggaggaggaggagaggagaggaggaggagaggagaggagaggagagaggaggaggagagctgcgCAGCGTGTCTCCTAACCACACCATGGCGCTGCTCCCCCCCCTGCTGTGACCTGTCGTGAACCCTCAGTGGACCCTTGTGGTTGTCCATCCTcctgctggtcataatgtttcagcCAGCGTGTGTGACCGTCTGCAGGACAACGTGGACCTGGGCGAGCTGATGTTCTCACTGTGCTACCTGCCCACGGCCGGGCGACTCACCATCACCATGATCAAAGCCAGGAACCTGAAAGCCATGGACATCACCGGGGCCTCGGGTGAGTGGGGGGGCCGGGGCCCGGGGCCGGACGCTCCTGAGCTCCGTGTGTCTCCTACAGATCCCTACGTCAAGGTGTCGCTGATGTGC
It contains:
- the LOC128771416 gene encoding TBC1 domain family member 14-like; the protein is MRRSSTLRRRSGAACFDEFGFAVTSRKQRKLQHRCHHYSAPQMSPARVKELCELLTCWNGSSFICRSQVERFIRMGVPASLRGRVWKCLLNTDGLRESSRFSYQRCLLEVRERLVDLGISEYSVLSAIATLSDAQNLPPSACDHEDHIALFRQVALDLQRSFPSHRSLMGDSPEAIEGQAKLFRVLIAYAKYNPRVGYSQGTE